The region TTGGCTTTTAAAGTTAAAATCCTTGATGAGTAATTGTACTCCTGTAATAAGTAAACACCAAGTCACTTCCATGTGAAAAGTGAAAGAACTCAATGCTAGCCGTGTTTTTTTAGAGATCAGAAGCCAGCTCTCAGGGCAGCACCACCTTTTCGGGACACTTCAGCAGACAATGAGTTTCTGGTTAAAGGGGCAGAAAGACCTTATTATATGTAATGATGAGTGGAAATAGGTTGGTATCAGGAAGTTTAGCTTGACCTGTAAATTCAGGTTTTCCAGAACACTGTGATCCCCGTAGCTGCTttctccccccacttcccagccCAGATGGAAGTGCCTGAGTGGAATAGCAAACTATTTCCTTGAGAGATTAATCTCCCTGTCTTTGAGAAACACAGTTTTCTGACtcaaaattcactttttttttcaatagctgTTTTACTGTCAATTGGAACTTCATTTCTACTGTGTACAGGGAAAATGAACATGTTTTACTAAATGACTTGAAATTTCagctgacttttttttaatgaggaatcATCTGTTCTTTAATATTGCCCCCTTAAATGTGAGACTCAAATCTCTACATTACATTGTTGTATATCCAGTGTAATATAAGAAACCATTGATAAGAATACATTAAATGAGGCTGTTACGACAACAAGCAAAGTGTCAAATCTTTATAAGTTACAAGAAAGAGACATTGTTAAGCTTTTAATAAGAACttttaagcataaccaatggacataagacactgggggataggggaggctaggggactgtcaagggcgggggggggggaaaggacacatatgtaataccctttgtaatactttaagcaataaaaaaaagaacttttttttcttttctgtaagtcCACAGTGTCTACAACCTATAATATGGATCAACATTGCACAGTCAAAGGTGTTTTCATGCAAACATTGCACAGCCAAAGAGCAACATGACATTAAAAATACAGAGACGGGGCCTTTTTGCATACCCCAAATCATAAACTTAAATTTATACAATAGATATTCTCGACCAATGCCCTCCACAGAAGAAGCTGTCACCGAAGCACACTGCTCAGGTTCTGTAAGAATGAAAAAGTCTCTTATGCATGTTTTTAGCATCTCCTCTGTCCCCATTTAATATCTGCTAGACAAGTCACAAAGACTTCCGACAGGGAGGCAACAGATGATCTCCTTGAAGGTATTCCTCAGCTCTTGGCTCCGGAGTGCATAAATGAGAGGGTCAATGATGGAATTACACATGAGCAGTATGAGATATAAGTTAAAGTGAGACATGAAGCACACACAGTATGGATTCTGGGGACAAGAGATGTAGAATATTAAGTGGAGGAAGAATGGCGCCCAGCAGACAACAAAGACCCCAATCAATATGGTCAAGGTGATCGCCCCCTTCATGTTGGCACCTTGGCGGATGGTGCCGGTGCCCGGGAGGACAGCGATCCTCTTCATGTGAAGCCTGGCCATGAGGAACATGTGGACATAGAGGGAGGCCATGAGAGCCAGCATGGTGAGGAACACGCTGATGAGGCAGATGATGACCACGCTGCTGTCCGAGTAAATGATGAACAGAATGCCCGCCACCATGCAGGCTGCCCAGATACAGCTCAGGATGATCCCCGCCCGCTTAACCGTCATGATGTTATGGTACTGGAGAGCATAAAAGATAGTAAAGTACCTGTCCACTGCGATGGCAAGCAGGCTGCAAATGGATGCGAGCAAGGAGCTACAGATGACCGAGTCAATGACATTGTCAATGTTCATGGTGAAACTCTGCGCACCCCTGTCCGTGCCGTTCAGCAGGATGATGGCAATCGTTTCTGATCCGTTCGAGACGCTCACCAGCAtatcagccacagccaggctgcagATGAAAAAGTACATGGGGGAATGCAGGTTCTTGTTCTTGGCTATGGCCACAATCACCAGGATATTCTCCAACAAGCTGATGGCGCCCAGAGTCACAAACACCTCAGGAGAGACGTAAAGTTGCTGGTGGCACCCTCCATCGGAGTAGTTTTTCCCCAGGGGCTCGCTGGCGTTGCTGTGCAGCCTGTGGGTGCTGAGGTTCCGGAAGTGGAGAGAGGTGTGCATTCTGTGGTGGTGAGTGGAATTCATCCTGGGTCAGTGGATTCAAATCCCCTCTCAACTGCTTCAGCTCCTGGGTCAGGTGGCCTCAGGGATTTTCTGCAGGTCTTTTTCTGTCCTTTATGAGGCTGAAAGTGGCATGCCTGTTGTGAATAACTGTCACATGCTCCACAGCTTGAAATGGAAGTTTTAGCCTCTTTCAGGTACTGCTCTCatccctatccctgtccctttaAAATCTTTGGCTTCCAAGTGCTTATTCTCAGTCAAAAGAGTCtgctgtttgctttttgtttttttgttttttggttctcACTTTCAGTTTAACTATAGTCCTAGGCATTCAGGTCTTTTCAAAATGATTCTCCTAGGAGCTGCGGTGCCACTGGGAGacagtgtgtgtgcacatgcccaCATCAGCTGCCTCTCAGAGGCTCCCACCAGCATTGCTCTGAGTGTTAGTAGCGGCTGCTGATTTTATGGTGtgtggaggagaaaaaaatgttcagagTGGCTCCTCCTCTGCTTTCGTTTGACCAATCCAAGTCCCGTGGAAGACAGATGCTGGTGATGGTCAGGGATACAAACTGCAGGCAGCTCTGAGTCAGATGCAGAAGCTGTGGGATCGGGAAGCCGGCAggatgtgagagaataaatttccctttttaaGTTTCAAGGAAAACAACTGGGTCCCTAGAGGACATTCTTTGATATAAGAACAAGCCACCTTGAGACACCCAGGTTTATTCCTGCGTAAAAGAgagagacgtgtgtgtgtgtgtgtgtgtgtgtgtgtgtgtgtgtgtgtgtgtgtgtgtttctgaaatAGATACCCTGCTTTGTGACCAGGATATTGAATTTATTTTCCCTCTAAATTTCTTTGAATTAAGGACTCAGGCAGTAATGCTTCAATTTAAAATGCCAGAAACACAGAATATTTGAGAATACAGGAGACTGTGCTATGGATGGAAGAATGTATAGGTAGCTACAATTTATCAAAGGTTCAAGAAGGGGTTTATTTCTTATGCACTAATATCTGATATGTTTCCATCATAAAGTTTCTTTTATTATAGctggaaaagttttattttcatttacaatAGTTAAAAGCCATAGAGCATTAATGTAAACTATATTAACTCTAAACCTAGAAAGTTTACATAACTAGACAACActccatttttaaagctttactGAGTATAATTGATACACCAAATTTGCACATATGTATTGTATACATTTTAATGAGTTTGTACATGTGCATATATTCATGATACCATCATCACAATCAAGGTAGTAAGCATAGTCATCACCTCCAAAAATTTCCTtgtattctttttcatttgttttgtggcAATAACTATTACAGG is a window of Myotis daubentonii chromosome 8, mMyoDau2.1, whole genome shotgun sequence DNA encoding:
- the MC4R gene encoding melanocortin receptor 4 encodes the protein MNSTHHHRMHTSLHFRNLSTHRLHSNASEPLGKNYSDGGCHQQLYVSPEVFVTLGAISLLENILVIVAIAKNKNLHSPMYFFICSLAVADMLVSVSNGSETIAIILLNGTDRGAQSFTMNIDNVIDSVICSSLLASICSLLAIAVDRYFTIFYALQYHNIMTVKRAGIILSCIWAACMVAGILFIIYSDSSVVIICLISVFLTMLALMASLYVHMFLMARLHMKRIAVLPGTGTIRQGANMKGAITLTILIGVFVVCWAPFFLHLIFYISCPQNPYCVCFMSHFNLYLILLMCNSIIDPLIYALRSQELRNTFKEIICCLPVGSLCDLSSRY